In Candidatus Promineifilum breve, one genomic interval encodes:
- a CDS encoding nucleotidyltransferase family protein translates to MKAVILAGGKGARLRPYTTILPKPLMPIGDMPILEILLRQMKRAGIDEAVLTVGHLAELLRLFFRDGERLGLRITYSYEDAPLGTAGPLSLVEGLSQTFLVANGDVLTTLPLANLLAHHRLSGAAATIAMHRRQVHIDLGVIQQNDKGHVTGYIEKPTYDFMVSMGIYVFEPRVLSFIPRNEYLDFPDLVQRLIDAGEVVSGFPFEGYWQDLGRPDDYERAIEDFDRMRAEFLPPEAPLIYSPNGATRARAAAR, encoded by the coding sequence ATGAAAGCAGTTATTTTGGCCGGAGGTAAGGGCGCTCGACTCAGACCCTATACCACGATATTGCCCAAGCCGCTGATGCCCATCGGCGACATGCCTATCCTGGAGATTTTGCTACGGCAGATGAAGCGGGCCGGCATCGACGAAGCGGTGTTGACCGTCGGCCATCTGGCCGAACTGCTGCGCCTCTTCTTCCGCGACGGCGAGCGGTTGGGGTTGCGCATCACCTATAGCTACGAGGACGCGCCACTGGGCACGGCCGGGCCGCTGTCGCTGGTGGAGGGGCTGAGCCAGACGTTCCTGGTCGCCAACGGCGACGTGCTGACGACGCTGCCGCTGGCGAACCTGTTGGCCCACCACCGCCTGAGCGGCGCGGCGGCCACCATCGCCATGCACCGCCGCCAGGTCCACATCGATCTGGGCGTCATCCAGCAAAACGACAAAGGCCATGTCACCGGCTACATCGAAAAGCCGACCTACGATTTCATGGTCAGCATGGGCATCTACGTCTTCGAGCCGCGCGTGCTGTCGTTCATCCCGCGCAACGAGTACCTTGATTTCCCCGACCTGGTGCAGCGGCTCATCGACGCCGGCGAGGTCGTGTCCGGCTTCCCGTTCGAGGGCTATTGGCAAGACCTGGGGCGGCCGGACGACTACGAGCGGGCCATCGAGGATTTCGACCGGATGCGGGCCGAATTCCTGCCGCCGGAAGCGCCGCTCATCTATTCGCCCAACGGCGCGACGCGGGCCAGGGCGGCGGCGCGATGA
- a CDS encoding tyrosine-protein kinase family protein: MELKLIGQMLRRWSWLLVIGGLIGGGIGYAISLYQTLEYEARTKVLVMEPLGNGVTNATDLNDKELAETYMELLVTQPILESVGQKAGRPVRAQQISTMRVRDTGLLEVTVRDTDPQQAALVANVLVEVLIEYNEALQLSRFASSEQSLELQVGEIESELSQLESDIEQRSEQDIETQRLAIEQQKLELEQQIFALQGEIARLEQDVDDLTPDALPNQLPPPLTLDQRNQLNEKRTQLAQKQFQLGLAEETYFRLVLPEDPLTAGNPTVDSIQNLEEANLELYRQLYSSLQSNYEAVRLARLQNTPNVVQVERAVPPTQPIQAGPLRNIILGAVIGLLLTGTIAFMLEYMDDTLKTPQDVTNVLGLPVVGYVVNESSMDKQEGTPYVSAHPRSPMAETFRTLRTNLEFASVDKSLKTILITSPGAGEGKTTVATNLAAVMAQANKRVILLEGDLRRPRVHKALGMTNQVGLSDVFRGQMDIRDVARYSKVKDLAVITSGSLPPNPAELLGSARMVQILARLVESASVVIIDSPPFVVADSTVLAAKVDGVLLVIQPGKTHAEAARTMLAQLDRAGAHVVGVVLNRVSRKTSNYYGYYRYENDPIYTVENSATEDGDSNGRRKGLASMFNGNGKNVNGKISEEIAS, encoded by the coding sequence ATGGAACTCAAGTTAATCGGACAGATGTTGCGGCGGTGGTCGTGGCTGCTGGTCATCGGCGGTCTGATCGGCGGCGGCATCGGCTATGCCATCTCGCTCTATCAGACATTGGAATACGAGGCCCGCACCAAGGTCCTGGTCATGGAGCCGCTGGGCAACGGCGTCACCAACGCCACCGACCTGAACGACAAGGAACTGGCCGAGACGTATATGGAGCTGCTGGTGACGCAGCCCATCCTTGAATCCGTCGGCCAGAAGGCGGGCCGCCCCGTGCGCGCGCAACAGATTAGCACGATGCGCGTGCGTGATACCGGCCTGCTGGAGGTGACGGTGCGCGACACCGACCCGCAGCAGGCGGCGCTCGTCGCCAATGTGCTGGTCGAGGTGCTCATCGAGTATAACGAGGCCCTCCAGCTATCGCGCTTCGCCTCCTCCGAGCAAAGTCTCGAATTGCAGGTGGGCGAGATCGAAAGCGAACTGTCCCAGTTGGAGAGCGACATTGAGCAGCGCTCGGAGCAGGACATCGAAACCCAGCGCCTGGCAATCGAACAGCAGAAGCTGGAGCTGGAGCAGCAGATCTTCGCCCTGCAAGGCGAGATCGCCCGGCTGGAGCAGGACGTTGACGACCTGACCCCCGACGCGCTGCCCAACCAGTTGCCGCCGCCGCTGACGCTGGACCAACGCAACCAACTCAACGAGAAGCGCACCCAGTTGGCCCAAAAGCAGTTCCAATTGGGGCTGGCCGAGGAAACGTACTTCCGGCTGGTCTTGCCCGAAGATCCGTTGACGGCTGGGAATCCCACGGTCGATAGCATCCAGAATCTGGAAGAAGCCAATCTCGAACTTTATCGCCAACTCTATTCGAGCCTGCAAAGCAACTACGAGGCGGTTCGTCTGGCCCGCCTGCAAAACACGCCCAACGTCGTCCAGGTGGAACGGGCTGTCCCGCCCACCCAACCCATCCAGGCCGGGCCGCTGCGCAACATCATCCTCGGCGCGGTCATCGGCTTGCTGCTGACCGGCACCATCGCCTTCATGCTGGAGTACATGGACGACACGCTCAAGACCCCGCAGGACGTCACCAACGTGCTGGGCCTGCCGGTAGTGGGCTACGTCGTCAACGAGTCGAGCATGGACAAGCAGGAGGGCACGCCCTACGTGTCGGCCCACCCGCGCTCGCCGATGGCCGAGACGTTCCGCACCCTGCGCACCAACCTGGAGTTCGCCAGCGTCGATAAATCGCTCAAGACGATCCTCATCACCAGCCCCGGCGCGGGCGAGGGCAAGACGACGGTCGCCACCAATCTGGCGGCGGTCATGGCCCAGGCCAACAAGCGGGTTATCCTGCTGGAAGGCGACCTGCGCCGGCCGCGCGTCCACAAGGCGCTGGGCATGACCAACCAGGTCGGCCTGAGCGACGTCTTCCGCGGCCAGATGGACATCCGCGACGTGGCCCGCTATTCCAAGGTCAAGGACCTGGCGGTCATCACCAGCGGCAGCCTGCCGCCCAACCCGGCCGAATTGCTCGGCTCGGCGCGGATGGTGCAAATCCTGGCCCGCCTGGTGGAATCGGCCTCGGTGGTCATCATCGATAGCCCGCCGTTCGTCGTGGCCGACTCGACGGTGCTGGCGGCCAAGGTCGATGGCGTGCTGCTGGTCATCCAGCCGGGCAAGACCCATGCCGAGGCGGCGCGCACCATGCTGGCCCAACTCGACCGGGCCGGGGCCCACGTCGTCGGCGTCGTCCTGAACCGCGTCTCGCGCAAGACGAGCAACTACTACGGCTATTACCGTTACGAAAACGACCCCATCTACACGGTCGAGAACAGCGCGACGGAAGACGGCGACAGCAACGGCCGGCGCAAGGGGCTGGCGTCGATGTTCAACGGCAACGGCAAAAATGTGAACGGCAAGATCAGCGAGGAAATCGCCTCCTGA
- a CDS encoding right-handed parallel beta-helix repeat-containing protein → MKQLRPANNRPGVSRRRFLQGASAAAAGLAVRLSPVLAFGSAEMMRLARAQSAIDVTAAPYGARGDGIANDRAAFQAAIEAAIAQRLPLWVPAPAAFYRIEMDGPNRQLDVNGDVTIVGEGRTNTLLRFSIPAPIVGQNYSAFYVHNGSNFQIADLRLEEDAHAVEYEFQALNYESGSDDHQCLIESVDVDGFTNVVFSSSSGTGDSLGELFLAIRGCDFKPFTRYCVALWTVEYGHKRLHVYDSHFHDNADSHLIYCHPQNSVHIENTRFDGATSWAIHFQGSAVAGNPEYQRIIGCWFGSRNSRGIITQDRADVVTQVEVRNCVFEGRPAIQIRSDIVIDGCYFTAPNDIARVQPFIGAYSNPPWRAVIRNCIFAPKGNSLPQIDFRNEDLDVTIENCQFYHQGSGVIMSLGVGAANRYTVRDCVFYNRPDNASQGISIEIDNGQALIDHCRFFGRAIGDRGLIVCASNDLGPSAEAFLQIDNCTFQNVSGGSLFHAYQPTANSWSGKIAGVNNRITRLESGKPLLTTDPATAVVFGRLAPVVAPAPLALIAAPTLLVESNYDSYEVQGSADVSNIHWWTADGLSNALFSGAITLTAAGALALVSGGNLRLAGGAARRDVAAGSSVRLTYDSSQGFWSEG, encoded by the coding sequence ATGAAACAATTACGTCCGGCAAACAATCGCCCCGGCGTGTCACGGCGGCGGTTCCTGCAAGGCGCGAGCGCGGCCGCGGCCGGGCTGGCCGTCAGGCTGTCGCCCGTTCTGGCCTTCGGTTCGGCCGAGATGATGAGGCTGGCCCGGGCGCAGTCGGCCATTGACGTGACCGCCGCGCCCTATGGCGCGCGCGGCGACGGTATCGCCAACGACCGCGCCGCGTTCCAGGCGGCCATCGAGGCGGCCATCGCGCAACGCCTGCCGCTTTGGGTTCCGGCCCCGGCAGCTTTCTATCGCATCGAAATGGACGGTCCCAACCGGCAGTTGGACGTCAACGGCGACGTGACCATCGTCGGCGAGGGCCGCACAAACACGTTGTTGCGCTTTAGCATTCCCGCGCCAATCGTCGGTCAGAATTATTCGGCATTCTACGTCCACAACGGCAGCAATTTCCAGATCGCCGATTTGCGTCTGGAGGAAGATGCCCATGCGGTGGAGTATGAGTTCCAGGCCCTGAACTACGAAAGCGGTTCCGACGATCACCAATGCCTGATCGAATCGGTTGACGTCGACGGCTTCACCAACGTGGTCTTTTCGTCCTCGTCGGGCACGGGCGACAGCCTGGGGGAACTTTTTCTGGCGATCCGCGGCTGCGATTTCAAGCCCTTCACCCGCTACTGTGTGGCGCTGTGGACGGTCGAGTACGGCCACAAGCGGCTGCACGTCTATGACAGCCATTTCCACGACAATGCTGACTCGCACCTGATCTATTGCCATCCGCAGAACTCCGTCCACATCGAGAACACGCGCTTTGACGGCGCGACCTCGTGGGCGATTCACTTTCAGGGATCGGCCGTGGCCGGCAATCCCGAATACCAGCGCATCATCGGCTGCTGGTTCGGCTCGCGCAATAGCCGGGGCATCATCACCCAGGATCGGGCCGACGTGGTGACGCAGGTCGAGGTGCGCAACTGCGTTTTCGAGGGGCGGCCGGCGATACAGATTCGCTCCGACATCGTCATTGACGGCTGTTACTTCACTGCGCCGAATGACATCGCTCGCGTCCAGCCGTTTATCGGCGCCTATAGCAATCCGCCATGGCGAGCCGTTATCCGCAACTGTATCTTTGCTCCCAAAGGCAACTCATTGCCGCAAATCGATTTTCGTAACGAAGATTTAGACGTGACCATTGAGAATTGCCAGTTCTATCATCAAGGGTCGGGCGTTATCATGAGTTTGGGCGTTGGCGCGGCCAACCGCTATACGGTGCGCGATTGCGTTTTCTATAACCGGCCCGATAACGCCTCGCAAGGCATCTCCATTGAGATCGATAATGGCCAGGCGCTCATCGATCATTGCCGCTTTTTCGGCCGGGCCATCGGCGACCGCGGTCTCATCGTCTGCGCGTCCAACGACCTGGGGCCGTCGGCCGAGGCGTTCCTGCAAATAGACAATTGCACCTTCCAGAACGTCAGCGGCGGCAGCCTGTTCCATGCCTACCAGCCGACGGCCAACAGTTGGAGCGGCAAGATCGCCGGCGTGAACAACCGCATCACCCGTCTCGAGAGCGGCAAGCCGTTGCTGACCACCGACCCGGCGACAGCCGTCGTCTTTGGCCGCCTCGCGCCGGTGGTTGCGCCCGCCCCGCTGGCCCTCATCGCCGCGCCGACGCTGCTGGTCGAGAGCAATTACGACAGCTACGAAGTGCAAGGCTCGGCCGATGTCAGCAACATCCACTGGTGGACGGCCGACGGCCTGTCGAACGCGCTCTTCAGTGGGGCGATCACCCTGACCGCCGCCGGGGCGTTGGCCCTGGTCAGCGGCGGCAATCTGCGGCTGGCCGGCGGCGCGGCGCGGCGCGACGTGGCCGCCGGTAGCTCCGTGCGGCTGACCTACGATTCAAGCCAGGGTTTCTGGAGCGAGGGCTAA
- a CDS encoding glycosyltransferase family 4 protein — protein sequence MSGNCYFIGVSWGDTAVADHFRALGRGLAARGHQVVFLIDGRRTQDEDHHSNPAVYTWPSRRPTRPRDFIFLRSLIHRYRPDCLIANFGAVNTMILVGRALGVPVRVPWHHTASDSDQLDIDAGLSPRMLRFLRWRKRVVLTQASHVVGISAATAGDLRDVFGVPAEQTSIWPLLLADPSAGIQTAGATRDEWHILCPGRVMWLKGQDVLINALPSLVERFPRLRVSFIGSGPQLEAFATLARERGLGDGASGDGASGGRCTFIGHVRHGEVLQRMAEVALVVVPSRAEALGLVNIESLAVGTPVVASRVGGIGDAVRDGIDGLLVPPNDPAALAEAIGRLLEDSAMRQRMGHAARQGFLERFELQANIGRQVEWYEQLVAAPTARTRGHSYEGITI from the coding sequence ATGTCAGGTAACTGTTATTTCATCGGCGTCAGTTGGGGCGATACCGCGGTGGCCGATCATTTCCGGGCGCTCGGCCGCGGTCTGGCCGCGCGCGGCCATCAGGTGGTGTTTCTCATCGACGGCCGGCGAACGCAGGATGAGGATCACCACTCGAACCCGGCCGTCTACACCTGGCCGTCGCGGCGGCCCACCCGCCCGCGTGACTTCATCTTTCTGCGTAGTCTCATCCACCGCTACCGGCCCGATTGCCTCATCGCCAATTTTGGCGCGGTCAATACGATGATCCTCGTCGGTCGCGCCCTGGGGGTTCCGGTGCGAGTGCCCTGGCACCATACTGCCAGCGACAGTGACCAACTCGACATCGACGCCGGCCTGTCGCCGCGCATGTTGCGCTTTCTGCGGTGGCGCAAGCGGGTCGTCCTGACGCAGGCCAGCCACGTGGTGGGTATCTCGGCGGCCACGGCCGGTGATTTACGCGATGTATTTGGCGTGCCGGCCGAGCAAACCTCCATCTGGCCCCTGCTGCTGGCCGATCCATCGGCGGGTATCCAAACGGCCGGCGCAACGCGCGACGAATGGCATATCCTCTGTCCGGGAAGAGTGATGTGGCTGAAGGGTCAGGACGTCCTGATCAACGCCTTGCCGTCTCTGGTGGAGCGCTTCCCGCGATTGCGCGTCAGCTTCATCGGTTCCGGCCCCCAACTGGAGGCATTCGCCACGTTGGCGCGGGAACGGGGGTTGGGCGACGGGGCGTCGGGCGACGGGGCGTCGGGCGGGCGCTGCACGTTCATCGGTCACGTGAGGCATGGCGAAGTGCTGCAACGCATGGCGGAGGTCGCGCTGGTCGTCGTGCCCAGCCGGGCGGAGGCGCTGGGACTGGTGAACATCGAATCATTGGCCGTCGGCACGCCCGTCGTCGCCTCGCGCGTCGGCGGCATCGGCGACGCCGTGCGCGACGGCATAGACGGCCTGCTGGTGCCGCCCAATGATCCGGCGGCGCTGGCCGAGGCCATCGGCCGGCTACTAGAGGATTCGGCCATGCGGCAGCGAATGGGCCACGCCGCCCGACAGGGGTTTCTGGAGCGCTTCGAACTCCAGGCCAACATCGGCCGGCAAGTGGAGTGGTACGAGCAACTGGTCGCCGCACCGACGGCCCGGACGCGCGGCCACTCATACGAGGGAATTACCATATGA
- a CDS encoding sugar transferase — protein MNESIAPQQQRADVKLQAGLGDIWRVVDSAARRTLDILIAGLGILVLLPVLLLLALLIKRDSPGPVFYWGQRVGRGGRPFGILKFRTMYETTASYNGPRVTGQGDPRITPLGQWLRDTKINELPQLWNVLKGDMSLVGPRPEDQDFVAHWPADVRQVLLSVRPGITSPASILYRDEESMLQAGNVVDQYLKVILPSKLRLDLLYVHHRSFLTDLDVMFWTLLALLPQLKARRVPEHLLFWGPLARFISRYFSWFVLDSLIAFAAVAITGVLWRSNGPLELGWGTATGVALAIALIFSMVNALLGIGRVVWSRADFNDAFALAVSSGLTTGILLVANVIWEPRTVVVPYLGHHLLPSGLIMVSGVLAFAGFVTLRYRMRIITGLSAHWITLRGGTSAVGERVLIVGAGEVSQLAVYLLRKAELGQVYSIIGMVDDAPRKQGARIGGVRVLGRTDEIPHLVSLHDVGLIIYAIENIRRPQRERILQLCRAAGVQTVVLPDVLETLRSQLSLEVSAAPAECPAAGDSSEARLDNWLVELDQLMQAEAWDAAHAQIQAMQRQIVVQEQAGRF, from the coding sequence ATGAACGAGAGCATTGCCCCACAGCAGCAGAGAGCCGACGTAAAACTCCAGGCAGGATTGGGGGATATATGGCGCGTGGTCGATAGCGCGGCGCGCCGCACGCTGGACATCCTCATCGCCGGTCTGGGCATTCTGGTTTTGTTGCCGGTGCTGCTGTTGCTGGCCTTGCTCATCAAGCGCGACTCGCCCGGCCCCGTCTTCTATTGGGGTCAGCGTGTGGGCCGCGGCGGGCGGCCGTTCGGCATCCTCAAGTTCCGCACCATGTACGAGACGACCGCCAGCTACAACGGCCCGCGCGTCACCGGCCAGGGCGACCCGCGCATCACGCCGCTGGGCCAATGGCTGCGCGACACCAAGATCAACGAACTGCCCCAACTGTGGAACGTCCTGAAGGGGGACATGAGTCTGGTGGGGCCGCGGCCCGAAGACCAGGATTTCGTGGCCCACTGGCCGGCCGATGTGCGCCAGGTGCTGCTCTCCGTCCGCCCCGGCATCACCAGCCCGGCCTCCATCCTCTACCGCGACGAGGAAAGCATGTTGCAGGCCGGCAACGTCGTCGATCAATACCTCAAGGTCATCCTGCCCAGCAAGCTGCGCCTCGATTTGCTCTACGTTCACCATCGCTCCTTTCTGACCGACCTGGACGTGATGTTCTGGACGCTGCTGGCCCTGTTGCCGCAGTTGAAGGCGCGCCGTGTGCCGGAGCACCTGCTGTTCTGGGGGCCGCTGGCCCGCTTCATCAGCCGCTACTTCTCCTGGTTCGTCCTCGATAGCCTGATCGCCTTCGCCGCCGTCGCCATCACCGGCGTCCTGTGGCGCAGCAATGGGCCGCTGGAACTGGGCTGGGGCACGGCCACGGGCGTGGCCCTGGCGATTGCCCTCATCTTCAGTATGGTCAACGCCCTGCTGGGCATCGGCCGCGTGGTCTGGTCGCGGGCCGATTTCAACGACGCCTTCGCCCTGGCCGTCTCATCGGGCCTGACCACGGGCATTCTGCTCGTCGCCAACGTCATCTGGGAGCCGCGAACGGTGGTCGTGCCCTATTTGGGCCACCATTTGCTGCCGTCGGGCCTGATCATGGTCAGCGGCGTGCTGGCTTTCGCCGGCTTTGTGACCCTGCGCTACCGGATGCGCATCATCACCGGCCTATCGGCGCATTGGATCACGCTGCGTGGCGGGACCTCGGCCGTGGGCGAGCGCGTGCTCATCGTCGGTGCGGGCGAGGTCAGCCAACTGGCCGTCTATCTGCTGCGCAAGGCCGAGTTGGGGCAGGTCTATTCCATCATCGGCATGGTCGACGACGCGCCACGCAAGCAGGGGGCGCGCATCGGCGGCGTCCGCGTGCTGGGCCGCACCGACGAAATCCCGCACCTGGTCAGCCTCCACGACGTGGGCCTGATCATCTATGCCATCGAGAACATCCGCCGGCCGCAACGCGAGCGCATCCTGCAACTGTGCCGCGCCGCCGGGGTGCAGACGGTCGTCCTGCCCGACGTGCTGGAGACCTTGCGGAGCCAGTTGTCGCTGGAAGTGTCGGCCGCCCCGGCCGAATGCCCGGCGGCTGGAGATTCGAGCGAGGCCCGGCTGGATAACTGGCTGGTCGAGCTGGATCAACTGATGCAGGCCGAAGCCTGGGACGCGGCGCATGCCCAAATCCAGGCCATGCAGCGCCAGATTGTCGTGCAGGAGCAGGCCGGCCGCTTCTAG
- a CDS encoding DegT/DnrJ/EryC1/StrS family aminotransferase, producing MTTEQATTPWRIPLADVDLGAEEEAAVLAVLRRRWLSMGEVTAAFEADFAALTGARYALAVTNCTAALHLAGLALGWGPGDEVIVPSLTFVATANAVRYTGATPVFADITALDDFSLSAADAAARITPRTRAIIVVHYGGHAADMGALLALAERHGLDVVEDVAHAPGATLDGRALGAWGRIGCFSFFANKNMTTGEGGMITTDDDDVAARLRLLRSHGMTSLTWDRHRGHAFSYDVVAPGYNYRLDELRAAIGRVQLQKLPEANRRRRALDALYRELLPAAAPALGVPYQQSRGIPAGHLRPVLLPVGADRARFMGEMKARGIQTSIHYPPVHRFSYYREQGNATPLPLTEAVGARVVTLPLYPGLSPADVESVVSAAAEALAAATGMEMEMRPLVESSAAYD from the coding sequence ATGACCACCGAACAGGCGACTACGCCCTGGCGCATCCCGCTGGCCGACGTCGATCTGGGCGCCGAGGAAGAGGCGGCTGTGCTGGCCGTGCTGCGGCGGCGCTGGCTGTCGATGGGCGAGGTGACGGCGGCCTTCGAGGCCGACTTCGCCGCGCTGACCGGCGCGCGCTATGCCCTGGCCGTCACCAACTGCACCGCCGCGCTCCATCTGGCCGGGCTGGCGCTGGGCTGGGGGCCGGGCGATGAGGTCATCGTGCCCTCGCTGACGTTCGTGGCCACGGCCAACGCCGTCCGCTACACCGGGGCCACGCCCGTCTTCGCCGACATCACGGCACTCGACGACTTCAGCCTGTCGGCGGCCGATGCCGCGGCGCGCATCACGCCGCGCACGCGAGCCATCATCGTCGTCCACTACGGCGGCCACGCCGCCGACATGGGCGCACTTCTGGCCCTGGCCGAGCGCCACGGGCTGGACGTGGTTGAAGACGTGGCCCACGCGCCGGGAGCCACGCTCGACGGCCGGGCGCTGGGCGCGTGGGGCCGCATCGGCTGCTTCAGCTTCTTCGCCAACAAAAACATGACCACCGGCGAGGGCGGGATGATCACCACCGATGACGACGACGTGGCCGCCCGCTTGCGGCTGCTGCGCTCCCACGGCATGACCAGCCTGACCTGGGATCGCCATCGCGGCCACGCCTTTAGCTACGACGTGGTGGCCCCCGGCTACAACTATCGCCTCGACGAGCTGCGCGCCGCCATCGGCCGCGTCCAGTTGCAGAAGCTGCCGGAGGCCAACCGGCGGCGGCGGGCGCTCGATGCCCTCTATCGTGAATTATTGCCGGCCGCGGCCCCGGCGCTGGGCGTGCCCTATCAACAGTCGCGCGGCATCCCGGCCGGCCATCTGCGGCCGGTGCTGCTGCCCGTCGGAGCCGATCGGGCGCGGTTCATGGGCGAGATGAAGGCCCGCGGTATCCAGACCAGCATCCATTACCCGCCGGTGCACCGCTTCAGCTATTACCGCGAGCAGGGCAACGCGACGCCCTTGCCGCTGACCGAGGCGGTGGGCGCGCGGGTGGTGACCTTGCCGCTCTATCCGGGTCTCAGCCCGGCCGACGTGGAGAGCGTGGTATCGGCCGCGGCCGAGGCGCTGGCCGCCGCGACGGGGATGGAAATGGAAATGCGGCCGTTAGTCGAATCGTCAGCCGCATATGATTAA
- a CDS encoding class I SAM-dependent methyltransferase, with amino-acid sequence MNDRGSAATRETERIRAAYDGRVARQTAAGLYSPANAAHLFAIQGRQRALLRRLRDEGLWPLADKDILELGCGSGNVLLELLGYEATPGRLHGVDLLAERAAAAHARLPHLALSAASGARLPYADHSFDLVLQFTVFSSILDRTICYTVANEISRVVRPGGAILWYDFWINPVNKQTRGIGPREVQGYFPGCRFTFDRITLAPPLARRLVPLSWSGALLLENLRFLNTHYLAIIRPIK; translated from the coding sequence ATGAACGACCGGGGATCGGCCGCGACGCGCGAGACCGAACGCATCCGCGCGGCCTATGACGGGCGGGTGGCCCGCCAGACGGCGGCCGGTCTCTATTCGCCGGCCAACGCCGCCCATCTGTTCGCCATCCAGGGCCGGCAGCGCGCCCTGCTGCGGCGGCTGCGCGACGAAGGGCTGTGGCCGCTGGCCGATAAGGACATCCTGGAGCTGGGCTGCGGCAGCGGCAACGTCTTGCTGGAACTGCTGGGCTACGAGGCCACGCCGGGCCGCCTGCATGGGGTCGATCTGCTGGCCGAGCGCGCCGCCGCCGCCCACGCCCGCCTGCCCCATCTGGCGCTGAGCGCCGCTTCCGGCGCGCGCCTGCCCTATGCCGACCACTCTTTCGATCTCGTCCTACAATTCACGGTGTTTTCATCGATTTTAGATCGAACCATCTGTTATACTGTCGCTAACGAGATTAGTCGTGTAGTGCGACCCGGTGGCGCAATCCTGTGGTACGACTTTTGGATTAACCCGGTCAACAAGCAAACAAGAGGCATTGGCCCGCGCGAGGTACAAGGTTACTTCCCAGGATGCCGGTTCACTTTTGATCGCATCACCTTAGCTCCACCGCTGGCGCGCCGCCTCGTGCCGTTATCCTGGTCGGGAGCGTTGCTCCTGGAAAATTTACGCTTCCTTAATACGCATTATCTGGCGATTATCCGACCGATCAAATAA
- a CDS encoding GDP-mannose 4,6-dehydratase yields MSEWNGRRVLVTGAGGFIGSQLTEALARGGANVRAFVRYNSRGDSGLLRQLPPEIARELDVVAGDLRDPAAVAGAVAGVEIVFHLGAIISIPYSYKHPYETAETNFMGTLNVLEACRAQGVARLVHTSTSEVYGTAQFTPMDESHPLQGQSPYSASKIGADKLVESYYRAFNLPAVTVRPFNTYGPRQSARAVIPTIITQALTGDCIRLGNLTARRDFTYVGDTVSGFLRAAVAPDVAGQEVNLGTGQDIAIGELAERIIARVGRPVTIAAESERLRPEKSEVMRLLSDNGLARRALGWEPLYSLDEGLGETIAWIAGHLDFYRVGRYEI; encoded by the coding sequence ATGAGTGAATGGAATGGCCGGCGCGTGCTGGTAACCGGCGCGGGTGGTTTCATCGGCAGCCAATTGACCGAAGCGCTGGCGCGCGGCGGGGCCAACGTGCGCGCCTTCGTGCGCTACAATTCGCGCGGCGACAGTGGCCTGCTGCGCCAGTTGCCGCCGGAGATCGCCCGCGAACTCGACGTGGTGGCCGGCGACCTGCGCGACCCGGCGGCGGTGGCCGGGGCCGTGGCTGGGGTGGAGATCGTCTTCCACCTGGGGGCGATTATCTCCATTCCCTACTCCTATAAGCACCCCTACGAGACGGCCGAGACGAATTTCATGGGCACGCTCAACGTGCTGGAAGCCTGCCGCGCCCAGGGTGTGGCCCGGCTGGTGCATACGTCCACCAGCGAGGTCTACGGCACGGCCCAGTTCACGCCCATGGACGAAAGCCACCCGCTGCAAGGGCAATCGCCCTACTCGGCCAGCAAGATCGGCGCCGACAAGCTGGTGGAGAGCTACTACCGCGCCTTCAACCTGCCGGCGGTCACCGTGCGGCCGTTCAATACCTACGGCCCGCGCCAATCGGCCCGCGCCGTCATTCCCACCATCATCACCCAGGCCCTGACTGGCGATTGCATCCGCCTGGGCAATCTGACGGCGCGGCGCGATTTCACCTACGTGGGCGACACCGTGAGCGGCTTCCTGCGGGCGGCCGTCGCGCCTGATGTGGCGGGCCAGGAAGTGAATCTGGGCACGGGCCAGGACATCGCCATCGGCGAGCTGGCCGAGCGCATCATCGCCCGCGTCGGCCGGCCGGTGACCATCGCCGCCGAATCGGAGCGGCTGCGGCCGGAGAAATCGGAGGTCATGCGTCTGTTGTCGGATAACGGGCTGGCCCGGCGCGCGCTGGGCTGGGAGCCGCTCTACTCGCTGGACGAGGGGCTGGGCGAGACCATCGCCTGGATCGCCGGCCACCTCGACTTCTATCGCGTCGGACGGTACGAGATCTAG